One genomic region from Clupea harengus unplaced genomic scaffold, Ch_v2.0.2, whole genome shotgun sequence encodes:
- the nudt2 gene encoding bis(5'-nucleosyl)-tetraphosphatase [asymmetrical] isoform X3: MALRACGFIIFRRLAQSPPDNIEYLLLQTSYGEHHWTPPKGHVDPGEDDLTTALRETREEAGLGEEHLRIANNFLKELRYQVRGKDKTVLYWLAELRDPAMSVTLSEEHQDHRWAHLEEACKLASYKDLQETLREAQHFLETGEKKE; encoded by the exons ATGGCGCTGCGAGCATGTGGATTCATTATCTTTCGCCGTCTGGCTCAATCTCCTCCAGATAACATTGAATACCTACTCCTGCAGACGTCCTATGGGGAACACCACTGGACCCCACCCAAAG GTCACGTGGACCCTGGTGAGGATGAcctcaccactgcactcagGGAGACGCGTGAAGAAGCTGGTCTCGGTGAGGAACATCTGCGCATCGCTAACAACTTCCTGAAGGAGTTACGATACCAGGTGCGTGGGAAAGACAAGACAGTACTCTATTGGCTGGCTGAGCTCCGGGACCCTGCCATGTCTGTGACGCTGTCTGAAGAGCACCAGGACCACCGCTGGGCGCACCTAGAGGAGGCGTGCAAGCTAGCGTCTTACAAGGATCTCCAAGAGACCCTGAGAGAGGCCCAGCACTTCCTGGAGACTGGGGAGAAGAAGGAGTGA
- the nudt2 gene encoding bis(5'-nucleosyl)-tetraphosphatase [asymmetrical] isoform X2 has product MRSICAVQVRRLDMIESGTVHYLRYLSVMALRACGFIIFRRLAQSPPDNIEYLLLQTSYGEHHWTPPKGHVDPGEDDLTTALRETREEAGLGEEHLRIANNFLKELRYQVRGKDKTVLYWLAELRDPAMSVTLSEEHQDHRWAHLEEACKLASYKDLQETLREAQHFLETGEKKE; this is encoded by the exons ATGCGCAGCATATGCGCAGTTCAAGTGCGGCGATTGGACATGATTGAAAGCGGAACTGTACATTATCTGCgatatctgtct GTGATGGCGCTGCGAGCATGTGGATTCATTATCTTTCGCCGTCTGGCTCAATCTCCTCCAGATAACATTGAATACCTACTCCTGCAGACGTCCTATGGGGAACACCACTGGACCCCACCCAAAG GTCACGTGGACCCTGGTGAGGATGAcctcaccactgcactcagGGAGACGCGTGAAGAAGCTGGTCTCGGTGAGGAACATCTGCGCATCGCTAACAACTTCCTGAAGGAGTTACGATACCAGGTGCGTGGGAAAGACAAGACAGTACTCTATTGGCTGGCTGAGCTCCGGGACCCTGCCATGTCTGTGACGCTGTCTGAAGAGCACCAGGACCACCGCTGGGCGCACCTAGAGGAGGCGTGCAAGCTAGCGTCTTACAAGGATCTCCAAGAGACCCTGAGAGAGGCCCAGCACTTCCTGGAGACTGGGGAGAAGAAGGAGTGA
- the nudt2 gene encoding bis(5'-nucleosyl)-tetraphosphatase [asymmetrical] isoform X1, with translation MSFRLFQTVVKWSNSLALYDGKSVSTFAKDCLFACWSHCFSQELGVVRLVMALRACGFIIFRRLAQSPPDNIEYLLLQTSYGEHHWTPPKGHVDPGEDDLTTALRETREEAGLGEEHLRIANNFLKELRYQVRGKDKTVLYWLAELRDPAMSVTLSEEHQDHRWAHLEEACKLASYKDLQETLREAQHFLETGEKKE, from the exons ATGTCGTTCCGtttatttcaaactgttgtaaAATGGTCAAATAGCCTAGCTCTATATGACGGAAAATCGGTTTCCACCTTTGCTAAAGACTGCTTGTTTGCATGCTGGTCGCACTGCTTTAGCCAGGAGCTAGGGGTTGTGCGTTTG GTGATGGCGCTGCGAGCATGTGGATTCATTATCTTTCGCCGTCTGGCTCAATCTCCTCCAGATAACATTGAATACCTACTCCTGCAGACGTCCTATGGGGAACACCACTGGACCCCACCCAAAG GTCACGTGGACCCTGGTGAGGATGAcctcaccactgcactcagGGAGACGCGTGAAGAAGCTGGTCTCGGTGAGGAACATCTGCGCATCGCTAACAACTTCCTGAAGGAGTTACGATACCAGGTGCGTGGGAAAGACAAGACAGTACTCTATTGGCTGGCTGAGCTCCGGGACCCTGCCATGTCTGTGACGCTGTCTGAAGAGCACCAGGACCACCGCTGGGCGCACCTAGAGGAGGCGTGCAAGCTAGCGTCTTACAAGGATCTCCAAGAGACCCTGAGAGAGGCCCAGCACTTCCTGGAGACTGGGGAGAAGAAGGAGTGA